A stretch of the Psychroserpens sp. Hel_I_66 genome encodes the following:
- a CDS encoding STING domain-containing protein codes for MQLHVSYNMKKRLFIGSSSEELGTAKLVKSVLEKDFDVVIWNESIWDKSIFKINNNFLSDLLTATLKFDFGILIGTPDDKLEYRGEEKLSARDNVLFELGLFTGRLGLEKCAFLIEESVKVPSDLGGITLAIFNNRTLADKINCIKQMFLNAGNIELNFFPSSTLAHAYYENFVKYVCEHYVKNNGFIYKGTNYSDCKLKIIIPYKLPNDLNLAFKRIQNEIGVDKLSFSANGRPRNVYVDAQVIDGKLILLDFPTTLTGIDYAISNHLPKDFKNQTKDYNLIIERELNKFIETLNKILVKNDFERFVDISRI; via the coding sequence ATGCAATTACACGTTTCTTATAATATGAAAAAGCGATTATTTATAGGTAGTTCTAGTGAAGAGTTAGGTACAGCAAAATTAGTTAAATCAGTTCTAGAAAAAGATTTTGACGTAGTCATATGGAATGAATCTATTTGGGACAAGTCTATATTTAAGATTAATAATAATTTTCTATCTGATTTACTCACGGCTACTTTAAAATTTGATTTTGGGATCTTAATTGGCACACCAGATGATAAATTAGAGTATAGAGGTGAGGAGAAATTATCAGCTCGTGATAATGTGTTGTTTGAATTAGGTTTATTTACAGGGCGTTTAGGTTTGGAAAAATGTGCTTTTTTGATTGAAGAATCGGTTAAAGTACCATCCGATTTAGGAGGGATTACTTTGGCGATATTTAACAATAGAACATTAGCCGACAAAATTAATTGTATTAAACAAATGTTTCTTAACGCTGGTAATATAGAACTTAACTTTTTTCCATCCAGTACTTTAGCTCACGCCTATTATGAGAATTTTGTGAAGTATGTTTGTGAACATTATGTAAAAAATAATGGTTTTATTTATAAAGGAACTAACTATTCTGATTGCAAATTAAAGATAATCATTCCATATAAATTACCGAATGATTTAAACTTAGCTTTTAAAAGAATTCAAAATGAGATTGGTGTAGATAAACTTTCATTTAGCGCTAATGGGAGACCGCGTAATGTCTATGTTGATGCTCAAGTGATAGATGGTAAATTAATACTTTTAGATTTCCCAACAACACTTACCGGTATTGATTATGCTATATCAAATCATCTTCCGAAAGATTTCAAGAACCAGACTAAGGACTATAATTTAATTATAGAGCGAGAACTTAATAAATTTATTGAAACTTTGAATAAAATTCTAGTCAAGAATGATTTTGAAAGATTTGTAGACATTAGTAGGATTTAA
- a CDS encoding DUF2188 domain-containing protein, with protein MENFHLVHDNGVYKLKKENAQRASKVIDANKPEAIKAARDFIQNQGGGSLKIHKNDGGFQEERTYPRANDPKQSKG; from the coding sequence ATGGAAAATTTTCATTTAGTACACGATAATGGCGTGTACAAACTTAAGAAAGAGAATGCGCAGCGCGCTTCTAAAGTTATTGATGCTAATAAGCCAGAGGCTATAAAGGCAGCGAGAGATTTTATTCAAAATCAAGGTGGAGGTTCCCTTAAAATCCACAAAAACGATGGTGGTTTTCAGGAAGAGAGAACATATCCAAGAGCTAATGACCCAAAACAATCAAAAGGATAG